In Gracilimonas sp., a single window of DNA contains:
- the rnr gene encoding ribonuclease R — protein sequence MSKKDRLSKFEELIVDLIKNSPDNKLTREQMISVLRLESKNEVKRLDKSLNRLANKNTINRKDNYVFLNNNKGKTRKSSGDPNIVEGKIDISVRGTGYVITENLDQDIMISSKDVGTALNDDLVRVKITGSNKKSGQPRGKILEIVDRGKDFYVGTLSKVSKENYIIEADPKSVHTNFFVLPEFLNGAQNGDKVIFELENWVHEKALPEAKIKSVLGKSGSNDANILSILAENDMVAEFPKEVEEYANQIPLKIPNEECKRRRDLRDENIFTIDPEDAKDFDDALSIKKLDNGNYYLGVHIADVTHYLTPKSVLDEEAHKRGTSVYLVDRVIPMLPEVLSNGVCSLRPNEDKLTYSCFMEITPNGKLADYSIEETVIHSKQRFTYEEAQEVVDGKKHKYSKEVTMVAELARTLLDKRFREGAIDFDNPEPKFVLDEKGTPVKVIIKERIFAHRLIEECMLMANKTVAMHVDELRKQSGKKRSKDLYPFFYRVHDKPDQEKLAGIAEQVKPIGIKFEVGNRISPKKINDLLKQVENTSLEYIVNGLMLRAMAKAEYSPNNIGHFGLGFGHYAHFTSPIRRYPDVIVHRLLKGYNAGARVYTHDQLKKDGEHCSERERVAVDAERDSVKLKQVEFLSKKTGETFDGIISGVMERGIFVTLKDIYCEGMIRMSDLKSDYFVYNDKRHALVGRKSGKQFQLGDEIRVRVKSTDMQKRQIDFGLAR from the coding sequence ATGAGTAAAAAAGACAGACTAAGTAAATTTGAAGAGCTGATTGTTGATTTAATCAAGAACAGCCCGGATAATAAGTTAACGAGAGAGCAAATGATAAGTGTTCTCCGTTTAGAGAGTAAGAATGAAGTAAAACGACTGGATAAGTCACTAAACAGGTTAGCCAACAAAAATACAATTAACCGAAAAGATAACTATGTATTTCTAAACAATAATAAAGGAAAGACGAGGAAATCTTCGGGAGACCCGAATATTGTTGAAGGTAAAATAGATATTTCAGTTCGGGGGACAGGATATGTGATTACAGAAAACCTGGATCAGGATATCATGATTTCTTCAAAAGATGTTGGCACTGCCCTTAACGATGACCTCGTTCGGGTAAAAATTACCGGCTCCAATAAAAAGAGCGGACAACCCAGAGGTAAAATCCTGGAAATTGTAGACCGGGGTAAAGATTTTTATGTAGGTACCCTCAGTAAGGTTAGTAAAGAAAATTACATTATTGAAGCTGATCCGAAATCAGTTCACACCAATTTCTTTGTGTTGCCTGAATTTTTAAATGGCGCTCAAAATGGTGATAAAGTTATTTTTGAGCTTGAAAACTGGGTGCATGAAAAAGCTCTTCCGGAAGCAAAAATTAAATCGGTTTTAGGAAAATCCGGTTCCAACGATGCCAATATCCTGTCAATACTGGCGGAGAATGATATGGTCGCGGAGTTTCCGAAAGAAGTGGAAGAATATGCCAATCAGATACCACTGAAAATACCGAACGAAGAATGTAAACGCCGACGTGATTTACGGGATGAAAATATATTTACTATTGATCCCGAAGATGCCAAAGATTTTGATGATGCTTTAAGTATCAAAAAACTGGACAATGGTAATTATTACCTGGGCGTGCATATAGCGGATGTTACCCATTATCTTACCCCGAAATCTGTATTGGATGAAGAAGCCCATAAACGCGGAACCAGTGTATATTTGGTTGACAGGGTTATCCCTATGCTGCCGGAAGTACTAAGCAACGGTGTGTGCAGCTTACGCCCTAACGAGGATAAACTTACCTACAGTTGCTTCATGGAAATAACTCCAAATGGCAAATTGGCTGATTACTCTATTGAAGAAACCGTTATTCACTCGAAACAGCGATTTACGTACGAAGAAGCCCAGGAAGTGGTGGATGGAAAAAAACATAAGTACAGCAAAGAAGTTACGATGGTGGCGGAGCTGGCAAGAACTTTGTTAGACAAACGATTCAGGGAAGGGGCTATAGATTTTGATAATCCTGAACCTAAATTTGTATTGGACGAGAAGGGTACTCCGGTCAAAGTCATCATTAAAGAACGTATTTTTGCGCACCGTTTGATTGAAGAATGTATGTTGATGGCCAATAAAACAGTGGCCATGCACGTAGATGAACTCCGTAAGCAATCGGGCAAGAAACGCTCAAAAGATCTGTATCCGTTTTTCTATCGCGTGCATGATAAGCCGGATCAAGAAAAATTAGCAGGTATTGCCGAACAGGTTAAACCCATAGGAATCAAGTTTGAAGTAGGGAATAGAATCAGCCCGAAAAAAATTAACGATCTTTTAAAACAAGTGGAAAATACTAGCCTTGAGTATATCGTTAACGGATTAATGTTACGAGCTATGGCCAAAGCAGAGTATTCTCCGAATAACATCGGCCATTTTGGTTTGGGATTCGGACACTACGCACACTTTACGAGCCCCATACGTCGTTATCCGGATGTGATTGTACATAGGTTATTGAAAGGTTATAATGCTGGTGCTCGAGTTTATACGCATGATCAGCTGAAGAAAGACGGCGAACATTGCAGTGAACGCGAACGTGTGGCTGTAGATGCTGAACGAGATTCCGTGAAGCTAAAGCAGGTAGAGTTTTTAAGTAAGAAAACCGGTGAAACATTTGATGGAATTATCAGTGGTGTGATGGAGCGGGGAATTTTTGTGACCCTAAAAGACATTTACTGTGAAGGAATGATTAGAATGAGCGACCTGAAAAGCGATTACTTTGTATACAACGACAAACGCCATGCATTGGTTGGCCGGAAAAGCGGTAAACAGTTCCAGCTGGGTGATGAAATTCGTGTACGGGTAAAAAGCACAGATATGCAAAAACGACAAATTGATTTTGGATTAGCCCGGTAA
- a CDS encoding shikimate kinase: protein MIKKLNDFDKTIYVCGFMASGKSTFGKALAKELGCDFIDLDKVIEKKEGKSIREIFRENGESYFRKIEFECLGALLRGFKGGVVALGGGALLNQEVVDNLKKYGLLVFVDTPMEVIVERVHKSEERPILFDDNGKIKSKETLFTELKTLYLKRAKLYKQAQITIKTPLFTSIQEMTKAAIDKITRHV from the coding sequence ATGATTAAAAAACTGAATGATTTTGACAAGACTATTTATGTATGCGGATTTATGGCGTCCGGGAAAAGCACTTTTGGAAAGGCTCTTGCAAAGGAATTAGGGTGTGATTTCATTGATCTTGATAAAGTAATCGAGAAAAAAGAAGGAAAGTCTATAAGGGAAATATTCCGGGAAAATGGGGAAAGCTATTTTCGTAAAATTGAATTTGAATGTCTGGGAGCTTTACTTCGGGGGTTCAAGGGAGGAGTTGTTGCATTGGGTGGGGGAGCATTGTTAAACCAAGAGGTAGTAGATAACCTGAAAAAGTATGGTTTATTGGTTTTTGTAGATACTCCAATGGAGGTAATTGTTGAAAGAGTTCACAAGAGTGAAGAACGACCAATTTTGTTTGATGATAATGGAAAAATAAAATCGAAAGAAACTCTCTTTACAGAGCTGAAAACCTTATATTTGAAGCGTGCAAAACTCTACAAGCAGGCGCAAATTACCATTAAAACTCCGTTATTTACATCCATTCAGGAAATGACAAAGGCCGCTATCGATAAAATTACCAGGCATGTCTGA
- a CDS encoding 3-hydroxybutyryl-CoA dehydrogenase translates to MDVKKVAVIGGGTMGNGIAHVFAMNNIPVNLIETKQEFADWAMSTIEKNLDRMVKKERIDEAKKSSTLGDISVFLDVKEGVKDVDLVIEAVPENFDIKKSVWKQVDESAPDHTIFGSNTSSISITKLAALTSRPEKFIGMHFFNPVPVMKLVEIVRGLQTDDSTYKVVEETSKKLNKVPVPVNDAPGFVSNRVLMPMINEAIFCVGEGVATPEHVDEVMKLGMAHPMGPLRLADFIGLDVCLDILGVLYEGFKDPKYRPAPLLVKMVDAGKLGNKTGEGFYTYD, encoded by the coding sequence ATGGACGTAAAAAAAGTAGCCGTAATTGGTGGCGGAACCATGGGGAATGGAATTGCTCATGTGTTTGCTATGAACAACATTCCTGTAAACCTTATTGAAACCAAACAAGAATTTGCCGACTGGGCTATGTCAACCATCGAGAAGAATCTCGATCGCATGGTCAAAAAAGAGAGAATTGATGAGGCGAAGAAATCATCTACTCTTGGCGACATCAGTGTTTTTCTGGATGTAAAAGAAGGGGTAAAAGATGTTGATTTGGTCATTGAAGCCGTCCCTGAAAATTTTGATATCAAAAAATCAGTTTGGAAACAGGTGGATGAGTCCGCTCCTGATCACACAATTTTTGGGTCCAATACTTCGTCCATTTCTATCACAAAATTAGCGGCTTTAACATCCCGCCCTGAGAAATTTATTGGGATGCATTTTTTCAATCCGGTTCCGGTTATGAAATTGGTTGAAATAGTACGCGGACTGCAAACCGATGATAGTACTTATAAGGTGGTTGAGGAAACGTCGAAAAAACTGAACAAGGTTCCGGTTCCTGTAAACGATGCCCCCGGTTTTGTCAGCAATCGCGTGCTCATGCCAATGATCAATGAGGCGATTTTTTGTGTAGGTGAAGGCGTTGCTACACCTGAACACGTGGATGAAGTGATGAAGCTGGGAATGGCGCATCCCATGGGCCCCCTGCGACTTGCTGACTTCATCGGACTGGATGTATGCCTCGATATTTTAGGCGTGTTATACGAAGGATTTAAAGATCCAAAATACCGGCCGGCTCCATTACTGGTAAAAATGGTAGATGCCGGAAAACTCGGCAATAAAACCGGGGAAGGGTTTTATACTTACGATTAA
- a CDS encoding NFACT RNA binding domain-containing protein, with amino-acid sequence MNYYELIYLNRRLKNKLIGSRFEQAVSPYKNYIEFFIKEQEEKFRLCFSSAPGNIALFTDSYRGAKKSNTIDFFEVIYDVIITDVSIPESDRWLYIHFENGYKLSFRLFSNRSNVFLSKGGVITEVFKEYDEEGSEPPEPQVLDLYEVEGDISRKNTKNKLTTLNPMLPRQNLEDLIEIHKLDEASKDELEDFVKSMCKEMEEQPDFRLLENGETTLLSEKTLPLKTEQKFNDVNELILYRYKNYSRSQRLKQRKSSLLKSLRRKVKRTKSGLQNLHQADKGLERAEKYEQWGHILMANAHLGNVNTEEIEVDDLYDEGKKVTIPLKQELDIAENAQRYYKKSASSERSYEEALKRIPKMEKEKEQAEKLLEEAEAISSLWDFIDWEKEHEEELKEFKEQDGSDNNTEQLPFHTLEIQGYPVWIGKNAKSNDILVQKAHKEDVWMHARKVAGSHLVIRMGNDKGMPPKNVLLEAASYAAYNSKARGSNLAPVIITKKKYVRKPKGSPPGAVLVDKEDVEMVTPKKPKS; translated from the coding sequence ATGAACTATTATGAATTAATATATCTAAATCGACGGCTTAAAAACAAATTAATTGGCAGCAGATTTGAACAGGCGGTAAGCCCATATAAAAACTACATAGAGTTTTTTATTAAAGAACAGGAGGAAAAGTTCCGGCTTTGTTTTAGTTCGGCTCCCGGGAATATTGCCTTGTTTACAGATAGCTATCGAGGGGCGAAAAAGAGTAATACCATCGATTTTTTTGAAGTTATTTATGATGTTATAATTACTGATGTTAGCATTCCTGAAAGTGATCGTTGGCTGTATATTCATTTCGAAAATGGATACAAGCTTTCTTTTCGATTATTCAGCAACCGGTCGAATGTATTCCTATCGAAAGGCGGAGTGATTACTGAAGTGTTTAAGGAATATGATGAAGAGGGAAGTGAACCGCCTGAGCCCCAGGTTCTTGATTTGTATGAGGTAGAAGGAGACATAAGCAGAAAAAATACCAAGAATAAATTAACGACCCTCAACCCGATGCTCCCCCGGCAAAATTTGGAAGACCTGATCGAAATCCACAAGCTCGATGAAGCAAGTAAAGATGAACTTGAGGATTTTGTAAAAAGCATGTGTAAAGAAATGGAAGAACAGCCCGATTTCCGGCTACTCGAAAATGGCGAGACAACCTTACTTTCAGAAAAAACCTTGCCATTAAAAACAGAGCAAAAGTTTAATGACGTAAATGAATTAATTCTTTATCGCTATAAGAATTATTCCCGGAGTCAGCGGTTGAAACAACGCAAATCTTCTTTGCTAAAAAGCTTGCGTCGAAAAGTGAAGAGAACCAAATCGGGTCTTCAAAACTTGCATCAGGCTGATAAAGGTTTGGAACGTGCAGAAAAGTATGAACAATGGGGACATATTTTGATGGCTAATGCACATCTCGGCAACGTGAACACCGAGGAAATTGAAGTGGATGATTTGTATGATGAAGGCAAAAAAGTAACTATCCCTTTGAAGCAGGAACTGGATATCGCGGAAAATGCACAACGATATTATAAAAAATCGGCAAGTTCTGAGAGGTCGTATGAAGAAGCGCTAAAGCGGATCCCAAAAATGGAGAAAGAAAAAGAACAAGCAGAAAAACTTCTGGAAGAAGCCGAAGCCATTAGCAGTTTATGGGACTTTATAGATTGGGAAAAAGAACATGAAGAGGAACTGAAAGAATTTAAGGAACAGGACGGTTCAGATAACAATACAGAACAGTTGCCATTTCACACCCTGGAAATTCAAGGGTATCCGGTCTGGATTGGTAAAAATGCGAAAAGCAATGACATCCTGGTGCAAAAGGCTCATAAAGAAGACGTTTGGATGCATGCCCGGAAAGTAGCCGGCTCACATTTAGTAATACGAATGGGAAATGATAAAGGGATGCCCCCTAAAAATGTTTTATTGGAAGCAGCTTCTTATGCTGCGTATAACTCCAAGGCGCGCGGATCAAATCTTGCCCCGGTAATCATTACCAAAAAGAAATATGTGCGCAAACCCAAAGGTTCGCCTCCCGGTGCGGTACTGGTAGACAAAGAAGACGTGGAAATGGTAACTCCCAAAAAACCAAAATCATGA
- the aroB gene encoding 3-dehydroquinate synthase yields MSDKIFVQTSTEKNYNLHFGYDLSEVLKEYISSYSAKKAFVLVDAFVLKNHRAHFEKVLKKKFPELQIFEVPRGEKAKSFEIYNKAVDFVLGKGVERATPLFAIGGGVTGDLAGFVAATVLRGIPLIHIPTTLLAMVDSSIGGKTGINHSVGKNLIGSFYQPDAVFADVKYLETLPQEEWVNGLSEVLKYGMIHSPEILEQINTLIDDESFTDGKAWLSLIRQSAQIKTDIVAEDVLEAGKRAFLNFGHTFAHVIEKEGNFSEYSHGEAVYAGMIAAVYASNKLGGRIELSNLLQFKSLYDLSLDTILVSPAELVEGMKADKKVKDEQIQLILLKEPGSPYLYKVLETEFVEQTWEHTLKIFR; encoded by the coding sequence ATGTCTGATAAGATATTTGTTCAAACATCTACAGAAAAAAATTATAACCTTCATTTCGGCTACGACCTCAGTGAAGTATTGAAGGAGTATATCAGTTCTTACAGTGCTAAAAAAGCATTTGTGCTGGTTGATGCTTTTGTGTTGAAAAACCATCGTGCGCATTTTGAAAAGGTTTTAAAAAAGAAATTTCCGGAGTTACAAATATTTGAAGTCCCCAGGGGAGAGAAAGCAAAAAGCTTTGAGATATATAATAAAGCCGTTGATTTTGTGCTCGGAAAGGGGGTAGAAAGAGCAACTCCTCTTTTTGCAATCGGCGGGGGAGTAACCGGAGACCTGGCAGGTTTTGTAGCGGCAACAGTTTTACGCGGTATTCCTTTGATCCACATCCCGACAACTTTACTTGCTATGGTAGACAGCTCTATCGGGGGAAAGACGGGAATCAATCACAGTGTTGGAAAAAACCTGATTGGCAGTTTTTATCAGCCGGATGCTGTTTTTGCGGATGTGAAATATTTGGAAACTTTACCGCAAGAAGAATGGGTGAACGGATTAAGTGAAGTACTAAAATATGGGATGATACACAGCCCCGAAATTCTGGAACAGATAAATACGTTGATAGATGATGAAAGCTTTACAGACGGAAAAGCATGGCTGTCGCTCATCCGGCAAAGCGCCCAAATCAAAACGGATATTGTAGCGGAAGATGTTTTGGAGGCCGGTAAGCGGGCATTTTTAAATTTTGGACATACCTTTGCCCACGTAATTGAGAAGGAAGGAAATTTTAGTGAATATTCACACGGCGAGGCTGTCTATGCAGGCATGATTGCAGCGGTTTATGCTTCTAATAAGCTTGGAGGAAGGATTGAGCTTTCCAATTTATTGCAGTTTAAATCGTTATATGATCTCTCATTAGATACGATTTTAGTCTCACCGGCTGAATTGGTAGAAGGAATGAAAGCTGATAAAAAAGTAAAAGATGAACAAATTCAGTTGATACTGCTAAAAGAACCGGGCTCGCCTTACCTTTATAAAGTGTTGGAAACTGAATTTGTAGAGCAAACCTGGGAACATACTTTAAAGATTTTTCGATAG
- a CDS encoding peptidase MA family metallohydrolase produces the protein MKVKILSVLAYTVIFLASGTASVMAQYYPFGKNRVQYEDFEWRYIQSTHFDVYYYGEKNYELAEFSAKSIESAYKQLSEDFNHQISNRITLIIYDSHNDFSQTNVVNLPVNTEGIGGVTDKMKNRMTVPFTGDYASFRHTLQHELVHAVFNDMFYGGSLNSIIRNNIQLQFPLWFEEGLAEYTSQGWDTYTDMFIRDAIINNYLPPIQYISGYTSYRAGQSIWNYIVEEYGRQKIAEILQRIKSSRSVEYGLQQALGLSIEDLSEVWQDALQERYYPEVAERERTDVIATQLTKRGDFGSHNTSPSISPQGDKVAFITNKRGYFDIVAISAIDGKYLKTIIRGEDDPEFEELNILNPNISWSPDGRKIAISTKSKGRDDIAIIDYETGNVQKIEFPDLDAIASIAWSPDGNKIAFDGNIGPYQDIFVYNFDTKKVTNVTGDFFSDMQPAWSENSEYIYFVSDRGEKNRLHNYTVDYDLLSDESLYQTDIYRVKLGAGTATQLTNTPLWNEQAPKTTRTGRLVFLSDKNGIQNIYEFNLETRTSSPLTNFQTGASQISISGDGSRIALNSVNEGYLDIFLLRSPFDRKKESELSKNYWAQRRASEPLGVRVPATKYAREMSATGLSSNEKGLLDDVAVADSVAQTGAGQRQVEEEEADTSEIDFRNYVFSTEVIEDTTLVLEDIENFNPKNNTTEDGRFQPKRYRLKFSTDISYNPSIVASTYGSYALTQFIISDLLGDHQIALGTNFVTDLRNSDYSLQYGYLKNRTNWYFSYFHSSRQYQTFFGENIRFRTFGGGVNVQYPINKFKRVDAGFSAMGITRDYSSVSDLYAGYSFGGGDFDNERSIFLYPELIYTNDQTLPGFITPRGGNRYSIGFSGSPGVGDNAPQFASVLADFRKYFNLGSRYSFAVRASGAASVGPDKQTYFMGGRLGWINQRFNQNGLSYDKLTDSFFTVPALPVRGYAYNSIYGSNFSLVNAEFRFPLFAAVVPGAIPILPLYNITGTAFVDVGSAWGERINYDLVDGEGNSIVNDAKLDFKVAQEEIGIYQLRDQNGNVVGTGEAPYLDGDLLIGAGFGLRTIVFGLPFRYDVGWPYEREGFKSKPIHYFSIGIDF, from the coding sequence ATGAAAGTAAAGATACTCTCGGTTTTAGCTTATACGGTTATTTTTTTAGCCTCTGGTACAGCTTCTGTAATGGCTCAATATTATCCATTTGGGAAAAACAGAGTACAATATGAAGATTTTGAATGGAGATACATTCAGTCGACACATTTTGACGTGTATTATTATGGAGAAAAAAATTATGAACTCGCTGAGTTTTCAGCTAAAAGTATTGAATCAGCCTATAAACAACTGAGTGAAGATTTCAATCATCAGATCTCCAATCGTATAACGCTGATTATTTATGATTCACATAATGATTTTTCCCAAACAAATGTCGTGAACCTGCCGGTGAATACTGAGGGAATAGGTGGGGTAACCGATAAAATGAAGAATCGCATGACGGTTCCTTTTACCGGAGACTATGCCAGCTTCCGTCATACCCTGCAACATGAATTGGTGCATGCGGTATTCAATGACATGTTTTATGGCGGATCATTGAATTCTATCATCCGAAATAATATTCAGCTCCAATTTCCGCTTTGGTTTGAGGAAGGTCTTGCAGAATATACGTCTCAGGGGTGGGATACTTACACGGATATGTTTATCAGGGATGCGATTATAAATAATTATCTTCCACCAATTCAATATATCAGCGGGTATACTTCATACCGAGCGGGACAATCTATCTGGAATTATATTGTGGAAGAGTACGGGCGCCAGAAAATAGCAGAGATACTTCAGCGCATAAAATCATCCCGCAGTGTTGAATATGGTCTTCAACAAGCATTGGGCCTAAGTATTGAAGACCTCTCAGAGGTTTGGCAAGATGCCTTGCAAGAACGTTACTACCCTGAGGTAGCTGAACGCGAACGCACTGATGTGATTGCCACTCAGCTTACAAAACGAGGTGATTTTGGAAGCCATAATACCAGCCCTTCCATTTCTCCCCAAGGCGATAAAGTGGCTTTTATCACTAATAAACGAGGTTATTTTGATATTGTAGCCATCAGTGCAATCGACGGTAAATATCTGAAAACAATAATTCGGGGAGAAGACGATCCGGAATTTGAAGAGCTGAACATCTTAAACCCGAATATTTCATGGTCGCCGGATGGCAGAAAAATTGCTATTTCAACAAAGTCAAAAGGCCGCGATGATATCGCTATTATTGACTATGAAACCGGAAACGTACAAAAAATAGAATTCCCGGATTTGGATGCTATTGCTTCCATAGCTTGGTCACCGGATGGTAATAAAATTGCTTTTGACGGTAATATAGGGCCATATCAGGATATTTTTGTTTACAATTTTGATACGAAGAAAGTAACCAATGTTACCGGCGATTTCTTTTCTGATATGCAACCGGCCTGGAGTGAGAATTCGGAATACATATATTTTGTTTCGGACAGGGGAGAAAAAAACCGGTTGCATAATTATACCGTAGATTATGATTTATTAAGTGATGAAAGTCTCTATCAAACTGATATTTACCGGGTAAAATTAGGAGCCGGAACAGCTACTCAACTTACGAATACTCCTCTTTGGAATGAACAAGCCCCTAAAACCACTCGTACCGGAAGGCTGGTTTTTCTTTCAGATAAAAATGGGATTCAAAATATTTATGAATTTAATTTAGAAACCCGAACCTCATCGCCGTTAACTAATTTTCAGACCGGAGCTTCACAAATTTCTATTAGCGGAGATGGTTCGCGAATAGCGCTTAACTCTGTGAATGAGGGTTATTTGGATATTTTCTTACTTCGTTCTCCGTTTGACCGAAAAAAGGAATCCGAGCTTTCAAAAAATTATTGGGCACAGCGACGGGCTTCAGAGCCACTCGGGGTCCGGGTGCCAGCTACAAAATATGCACGCGAAATGTCTGCTACAGGGCTTAGCTCTAATGAGAAAGGGTTATTAGACGATGTAGCTGTAGCAGATAGTGTTGCCCAAACAGGAGCCGGTCAGCGTCAGGTTGAAGAAGAGGAAGCTGATACATCAGAAATTGACTTTAGAAATTATGTATTCAGTACTGAGGTTATTGAAGATACGACGCTGGTGTTGGAGGATATTGAAAATTTTAACCCGAAAAATAACACTACAGAAGACGGCCGGTTTCAGCCAAAAAGATACCGCCTTAAATTTTCTACTGACATCTCATACAATCCGTCTATTGTAGCTTCAACGTATGGTTCATATGCTTTGACCCAGTTTATTATAAGTGATTTATTGGGTGACCATCAGATTGCTTTAGGTACGAATTTTGTTACAGACCTGCGTAACAGTGACTATTCATTGCAGTACGGATACCTTAAGAATCGCACCAATTGGTATTTTTCCTATTTTCATTCTTCCCGTCAATATCAAACGTTTTTTGGAGAAAATATTCGCTTTAGAACTTTTGGAGGCGGTGTGAATGTCCAATATCCAATTAATAAATTCAAACGGGTTGATGCCGGTTTTTCTGCCATGGGTATTACAAGAGATTATAGCTCAGTTAGCGATCTCTATGCCGGGTATTCATTTGGAGGAGGGGATTTTGACAATGAACGAAGTATCTTTTTATACCCTGAATTAATATATACGAATGATCAGACATTGCCTGGTTTTATTACACCCCGGGGCGGTAATCGCTATTCCATTGGATTTTCAGGAAGTCCTGGTGTAGGCGACAATGCTCCACAATTTGCATCCGTATTGGCAGATTTTAGGAAGTATTTCAATCTTGGTTCCCGTTATAGCTTTGCAGTAAGGGCTTCAGGAGCCGCTTCTGTGGGGCCGGATAAACAAACTTATTTTATGGGAGGTAGATTGGGCTGGATCAATCAGCGCTTTAATCAAAATGGCCTTTCCTATGATAAGTTGACGGATAGTTTTTTTACCGTACCGGCTTTACCGGTAAGAGGGTATGCTTATAACAGTATTTACGGCAGTAATTTTTCACTGGTTAATGCCGAATTCAGGTTTCCTCTTTTTGCGGCCGTAGTCCCCGGAGCCATTCCTATTTTGCCCTTGTATAATATAACCGGAACAGCATTTGTTGATGTTGGGTCGGCCTGGGGAGAGAGAATAAATTATGATTTGGTAGATGGAGAAGGAAACTCTATCGTCAACGATGCTAAATTAGATTTTAAAGTAGCACAGGAAGAAATTGGAATATATCAACTAAGGGATCAGAACGGAAACGTAGTAGGAACCGGAGAGGCTCCTTATCTTGATGGCGATTTGTTAATAGGAGCCGGTTTTGGGCTAAGAACTATTGTGTTTGGCTTACCTTTCAGGTATGATGTTGGCTGGCCTTATGAAAGAGAAGGCTTTAAGAGCAAACCTATTCACTATTTTTCAATAGGAATAGATTTTTAG